The DNA segment CCACATCCCATCTCAAAACATCCCCCTTCAACCCAGACAAACGGCATCCCTGTTTCCGGTTCCCGCCATATGCCGTCATGGGGAGGCTCGGCAATAATTTTCTTTTCTTTGCCGAATTCCTTTACAACATCCCCCCAGCTTTTACCCATGAACATGGAGGTGATCATTCTGGTGGTTGTCAGTAGTTCTTCCTTTTCAGGAGAACATTTTTTACTGGCACTCCTCTTGACACCCATTCCCTCACCGGATATTTCAATGAGTCGAAGCTTGATGTAGCAATCACCCTTTTCACGCACCAGGGCACCGCCGATGACGTATTTTACTCCGAGAATCTTCCCGGCATCAATCATGCACTGGGTGTCCTCGCAACCCTGGGTCTGGTTCCCGGGAACTTTTTTGGCCCTTTGAATTTTCTCCTCATTACTCAACAGATCATAGAGATTGGCATTGTTGACTTCATCTTCAATTGCTGCGACAAGTTCCTGCACAATCCCTTTTTCAATGCCTTCATGGATTACCGGGTCGAGTACCGCAAGAGTGTCCTTGGCCGACACCGGTAAGGCAATGAACAGAACAACCACAAAAAGGATGGATATAAAAGACGTCAGCCATTTATGCTGCAACAATGATTTCATGGTTCCCCTCTTTGGTAACTTTTTACTACTCATCAATCTTTCGCAGGCCATTCAACGTTCTCCTGCTCCTCAACCAGATAGCAGAATCTGCTCCATTCAAACTCCCGGCCTGAAACCGGACATTTCAGCGTGACCTTCTTATCGCTGACGCCGATCACCTGCCAGTCGCCATGCCTTGAACCTTCTGTAATCCTGATCTTCTGACCCATGGTAAAATCATATGGTGTAAAAAAAGCAACTTTGTTCCCGCTCATTTACTCTCCTTGCTTACCAGATAAACGATACTCAGATCTCCATCTCAATCCAGGCTTTTCCAAATGCGGCTGAGAGCTCCCAACGGACTCTGCTTTTTTTGTCTTCAGACCGCTGATTTACTGCGTCGGTGAAGGCATAGGCATAGGCCAGGGGATGGGTGCCATCCCCTGTTCTGATCTTGTCTCCCTGCCAGTGTTCTCCGGTCCTGGCCAGCAGGAGTCCCGGCTCTG comes from the Pseudomonadota bacterium genome and includes:
- a CDS encoding formylglycine-generating enzyme family protein, with protein sequence MKSLLQHKWLTSFISILFVVVLFIALPVSAKDTLAVLDPVIHEGIEKGIVQELVAAIEDEVNNANLYDLLSNEEKIQRAKKVPGNQTQGCEDTQCMIDAGKILGVKYVIGGALVREKGDCYIKLRLIEISGEGMGVKRSASKKCSPEKEELLTTTRMITSMFMGKSWGDVVKEFGKEKKIIAEPPHDGIWREPETGMPFVWVEGGCFEMGCGKWTDNCEEDESPAHEVCVDGFWMGKYEVTQGQWQQIIGENPSRFQKGDDYPVEQVSWNDVQEFIVALNAYDNSKNIFRLPTEAEWEFAARSGGRNEKFSGGADVNKVGWGKKNSADETRPVGKMAANGAGLHDMSGNIYEWCMDWYDKEYYQNSPPKNPKGPGNGKKKVIRGGSLDSKLENLRVSNRGRSSPTCPNYTIGFRLVWSSNSM